The following is a genomic window from Hyphomicrobiales bacterium.
CATGCTCTCCGAGAAGCCCATCCGCAAGCCCGACGATCTCAAAGGCCTGACAGTGCGTGTGCCGCCCTCCCCCATCATGGTCGAGACCTTCAAGGACTTCGGTGCCAGGCCGACGGAAATTCCGTGGGGCGAGGTGTACAACGCGCTGCAGTCGAATGTGGTCAACGCGGCTGAAGCCCCCTTCGGCGCCATTTGGGGCTCCAAGCTCCAGGAGGTGCGCAAAGTCGTGTCCAAGACCAACCACCAGCTCATGTTCACCGCCTGGGTGACGAGCACAAGCTTCTTCAACAAGCTGCCGCCGGAGCTGCAAACCATCCTGATCGAGGAAGGCAAGGTTTCGGCCAGGAACCTGACCAAAGCAACGCTGGAGCAGGACGACCAGTTCGCCAAGATGCTGGAGAAGGCCGGCGTCACCCTCGTCACCGACATCGACGTGGCCGCCTTCCAAAAGGCGAGCGCCGGCGTCTATGAGAAACTGCCGAACCTGACGCCAGGCTTCGTCGCCAAGGCCCGCGCGGCAATGGCGGCGAATTGATCGGAGTGATTTTTACCCGGAGGCCAAGTGAGCTTCATTTGTGAAGTGAGCTTCATTCGTGAAGTCGGCCCCATGCGAGAAGAACGCGGCGCGATCCTCCCCTGAATGGGGAGGTGGCGCCACGGAGTGGCGACGGAAGGGGCATGCCAGGGCCTTGTCCCACCCCGGGGCCGCGCCTGCGAGCCGACAGCCGCTTGGAAGGGGTCATCCCGCCAGATTCCCCCGTGACTAGGACCTATCGACAATCAGCTGAAAGGATCCGGTCGCGGGTCGTGCCATCTCCGGCAACCGGCGTATCCGGTCGGAAGGCCCCCTGAAATCGGCGGTTGATCTCTGGATCCCCTTCCCGGCGCTGCGCAATACGGCTGTTGCCGCATTGCGCTCTACAATGAGCC
Proteins encoded in this region:
- a CDS encoding Tripartite ATP-independent transporter DctP family solute receptor is translated as MSIKALMSAVGISIALVGAAAAQDYKLRFATSVANTEEASYKEMQALAARVKERSKGKLELQLFPAEQLGAQKKVNEMISSGANIMNMTDYGQLGQFVPDAGVLAGPYIFGSLGEAEKLFASPVFGEVSGKLEQKGIKVIMANGLFGARHMLSEKPIRKPDDLKGLTVRVPPSPIMVETFKDFGARPTEIPWGEVYNALQSNVVNAAEAPFGAIWGSKLQEVRKVVSKTNHQLMFTAWVTSTSFFNKLPPELQTILIEEGKVSARNLTKATLEQDDQFAKMLEKAGVTLVTDIDVAAFQKASAGVYEKLPNLTPGFVAKARAAMAAN